aagggcaacaaatatcttcaaaaagctgctacctccgtattaaatgcctcccaactaactctctagccgcattaatgtggaggtgatatcTGAACAGTGGTCAAGTAGCCTTATAACTACTAGTTGATagttctgggaggtgttggatgggacaggaaggagtTCCCAAAATCTAACCTACATGTGTATGGAAGGGATGATACTAAAATTGTAGTATATAGAATAGGAAGATGTACTAAAAAAGGGATTGGAGAggaaatcaagcaatttttacGATAAGACTGTGAACTCTTGTAACTTTGTTGATCAAcaagacaatataatataaactcCTCAGGCCACTTCGAGGATAGACTTTCTCATTTTACTTGTGTTTAATAGTCTTAAATTagcaaattttattgtttttcttctagagtagatctagttcttttatccacgctttacaaatttattatttgggcttCCTAGGCTAAAACTCAATCTTatattgggtccaatccaatATCAGTCCTTACATATATCATAAACATAAAGAAATATAACATCCTTGTACATATGTTTAATTCAAGCTAAGCTTCACAAAATATGTACTGCAGTTCCGTGATATGCAATAATTGCATATCATAATATAAAACAGCCTCCTCAATATGCTTAATTCAAGCTAAGCTAGGCCCTAAATGTTGATAGATGTTCTCTTATGCATGTAATATAAAGATAAATGAGGCTGTAGTTCATAAAATTTAGACTCAAAGAACTCAGCTGATGAGAATGAGTTCGCataactaattattattaagagATTCCCACGCCAAAAAAATCTATGAAGGGAACAGCCTTGTGAGTGATCGATCCATCTCCTTGATCTTGCTCAGAAGCCATTTTCAAGTTCCAAAATGCATTGGAGTTATCATCAAGTCCCTCTAagttgagcatttcttcactttCATAAACCCCAGcaaaatttgagaatttgaaAGATTGAGGAACAACCTCGTGGACAACAGGGATTCCTGACACAATGAAATCTGTGTTATTATTATACACACAAGAAATAGGGTTGTAACAATATTAAGAAAAGAGACTAATTATTCTAACCATGTGATGTCTCATTGGCACATGAAGAAATACTTGGACCTAAatgtttctttcttcctccaccAAAAATATCAACACTGAATGAATCTGTTGTCATCGTTGACTGGCTAAAACTTAAAGAATGTAATGAACTCATGGATGAGGTCCCTAATTTTTGAAGGTTTTGGAACTTGGAGTGACTTCGATGACCTTGGACTGAGCACCTTTCACGTTTTCTTCTTGCCATCATAATATGGTACTGATTCTTCACGGTATTATCAGTTCTACCTTTGAAATAGCGAGCTATGAAAGCCCATTTGTTTCCATAAATCCGATGAGCTGCAAGAAGCCTTTGTTCCTCTTCTGTTGTAAATGGCTCCTTGTTAATATTGGGATCAAGTTGGTTGTACCATCTCAATCTGCAACTTTTCCCtacaatacaaagaaaaaattagtttgaaaacCCCATTTCTTACAGCTTGAACAGTTACCATGAGAGGAAAATTCTGAGATCTTTAGGTAtgtttggattgaggaggaGGGAGAGAAAGCAGAGAGAAATAGAGTAGAATTCGTtaaaaatatctttattttaCTCTCCTCCACTTCCCTCATtccctctcaatccaaacagaccattatAAGTTAGAAGGTAAGAATTGAATAGACATAATGCTGTTACGCACTATTTTTGAAAAGATGAAACATAACTCTGATACCATATTACCTGATCTTCCTTCTAGATGGTCTGCAATAAAATTCCAATTCTGGGGACCATGCTGTTCAACAAGTAGTTGGAGTTTCTCATCTTCAGCTGGCTTCCAGTGCCCTCTAATGCATCTCTTTCCACTTTCACTATCACTGCTAATACTGCTTCTAGATTTTTTCATCTTCTGTAGCCAACAATATTGGAAACCAGATTGAAAACTTTATTATGGTAACCAATTAATCACGTGACGAGAAAGTTTTTAAGATTCATAAGAGGTAGGCAAGCAGAACAAGTAGAGAGGTAAGAATATACATATAAGAAGAGAGAGACCAGGTCTTGGGTTATGGATGAAAAGTCACTTTTGTTATCTGTTCACACAATAGGGTGtgctatatttaattatataatacaCATTTACAACCACTGCCTGTGCTTATTGCCTGTAATGCAATTCACCCATTTTGCCCCAATTAttgccctctctctctctctctctctctctctcatgcgtGTTAGTAAATATGTTAGGCAAATTAATAGGAAAGCTATATATTTGCATCTGATGAGGCAAGGCAAGCCCACAACATGAAGTTGTATTCTTTAAGATTGTACCATTTTAGAAGTATTTTGTTCCATGCAGTTTATTAGAGTGATAGAATGAGGAAGTTCATTAATATCAGTTGGAGTGAGTGGGTAAATGTATTGCTGTCAAGAACTAATTTGAAATAAGGTTCTTTCATGTATTTGGTAAGTTCTTATGCATCATTCCATTCATATTGTGCACCTGTATGGAGATAGTACAGTACATgaattatttctcttttaatGCCAGATATAACATGATACTTATATAACAAGCAAACCTCAAACGTACTAAACTTTCTCATATGACTAAAGATCAACCCGGCCGGTTCCAGTTAGTGAAATAGAACTTAATTGTGTAAAAATCCATGCACTCATATTTTATTGATGGAAAAGACGACAGAGAATATTGTTATTATATACACATGTAGTCTTCAAATTTGTGATTTTAAGCTCTATGCTCATCTATATGACTGTCACACATATAAACTACATGGTATTTTCACGGTTTCCTACAAGAAACTATTAAATATTTCTTAGATTTTGAAAGTATAACTTGTGTCAAgagttttataactcaattgatatTTTATGGTGTTTTCAGTAAAATTGCCTAAGGTTCAAACCTCCTTTTATAACTATTGAATCATATACAAaaattctttatataaaaaaaaaaaaaaaaaaaaattgcgaaatttgttgtgtctattgtatttttttttttttttaatatttattttagacGTGGATGATGGACACTAGTTATGAAAGCCATTGGGATATTAaggtatgaaaaaaaaaataaataaaaaaataaaataaaccttCATAATTTTCTAGCACGGACTATTAGAAAAATGGCTAATATGGTTGAAACAAGGCTAAAACCTATGCCATAATATCACATGTAAAGTGGAGTTTGATTATATATGCATTTCTATATAAGACATTGATGTAATCAAGCAcatgataaggaaaaaaaaaatttagagaccTAAAATACAAgtccaaatatatatacattcttTTATACATCCCCTTAAGTTGAAGACTTGTGAGAGGCGACTTTCATGAAGAGACATTAAGCGACTAAAGGAGAGACCTGTGATCATGATGTCGGCAATGTAAATAAAATGCATTTGAAGACCCTTACGAGCAACCTTGTCATGAACtgaataaaaaaactatatcaACTTGTTTAGTACGTGCATGAAAAATCAAATTGGCAAAGAGATAAGTAGCACCAATATTATCACATTGAAGTGTAGGAACAAGGAGCAGTGAGATATgaatttcaaataatatttcAAGATATCCAAGAGAGTTTGGTAACAATATCGACAAGGGCTCTGTACTAAGATTTAGATGAGGAATGAGCAACTCTCCTTTGCTTTTGAGAGAACCAAGAGATAAGTTGTCGCCAAGATGAATAGCAATCCAGCATTGGATAGTGGATTGGCAATCATACACACCTAGCCAAATTTGCTTATGAACAAGGTTTGAAGATGAATATAAGAATGCTTTTAGATAGAAATGTCACAGCTAGCAAATGATGTGCTCGAGGTAGTGTAAAATACACAATGCTCATCAGATAGATTATGGATAGATATATTCGGTCTTGTGAAAGTAAGATATATATTGTAGACTATCAACAATTTAACAGTAAAGTGAGGGATTGGCTCAAGGTTTACCACTAATTTTGGAGAGTTTACTTGATGCTAAAATTGGAGTCCCTAAAGTCTTAAGAGATTTTCATTCCAGATTTTACAAGAAACTCAAAGATCCTTGatagaaaattattaattcaacTTGGAAATAAGAGTTTAATTACAATTGGCCATGTTGCTAGTAGTAACCAAAATGTCATTGACACACTCGCTCTAGAATATATATACCTAAATTTCACCATGATGGTAAATGAATAATGGGGCATCCGATTTGGACACATAAAACCCTTATTATTGATGAGAACCTTTGGTAACAAACTAAGCCATGTTTTGTATCTATCAATAAGCATTTCTCTTAATAAGAAAAAACCTATTTGCAACCCACAATACTTTGAGAGGGAAATGGAGGAACCAAAATCCATAGGATCACGtagccaacaaaaaaaaaatgataattggGAATTGGGAATTCATTCTTCAAGAAATGATTTAGTTGCAAAgataaataagtaaattttgGGTTATGATTCATAAAGCAAACGCCAATATATAAAAGCTAAGGAAGAAGCAGATTGCCACGGATGGGAATAATTAAGGCACATCATGGGTAAAGCCAAACAAAGGGTGACGAATTTCACATACACGCGTGTtgtccaaaaaacaaaaattaattaaggcACTTAGTCTTATCCTCTTATTTTCTTGGTAAAATTTTTGGGCAAATTTCTTCCGGTCTTACAAGGCAGTTTatggttagttattattaattattaatctATTGATTGCTTAACAGATTGAAAATTTATACACACCAAATCAAACTCTTGTACTctcaactaatttttttttttaataacaggCACTAATACCACCTACATCCCATAAGTCTACTAGAGAGAGAAATgtatgaagaagaagagttggCTTGCATTTTTGGTGActacaattatattatatatttattattccCTCAGCCTTCTCTATTGACTGGGGCCACGGTTTTCTGATTCTTTGCAGTTAATTTATGTGACATACAAAGATACTTTTTCTCAATcttatgatatgatatgatagcTTTTCCTAGCCCCATGCATCTgcttttacttttgaattttgaacaactataaagttagaaaataattataaagaattttttaaaaaaaatgaaaaacatctGTTTTACAAGTTCAGAAAATGTCTTCCccgaaaaggaaaaaagaatgtTCAGAAAAAGTCTCAGTCCTATAGCTCAA
The Quercus lobata isolate SW786 chromosome 10, ValleyOak3.0 Primary Assembly, whole genome shotgun sequence DNA segment above includes these coding regions:
- the LOC115962876 gene encoding transcription factor MYB54; its protein translation is MKKSRSSISSDSESGKRCIRGHWKPAEDEKLQLLVEQHGPQNWNFIADHLEGRSGKSCRLRWYNQLDPNINKEPFTTEEEQRLLAAHRIYGNKWAFIARYFKGRTDNTVKNQYHIMMARRKRERCSVQGHRSHSKFQNLQKLGTSSMSSLHSLSFSQSTMTTDSFSVDIFGGGRKKHLGPSISSCANETSHGIPVVHEVVPQSFKFSNFAGVYESEEMLNLEGLDDNSNAFWNLKMASEQDQGDGSITHKAVPFIDFFGVGIS